In one window of Pseudomonas chlororaphis subsp. chlororaphis DNA:
- a CDS encoding Csu type fimbrial protein: protein MTRHACAALVLLGASSLPLPLVAVTSQSFQVSATVVAGCLVVGGVSNYGNLNFGSQSALSTSTLQVALANSVQLQCTPGVTLNMSVDGGQYNSSGRHMQLDGGSARVAYQLFRDAAFSQSLGIGQSVAVAYSDANNISLPIYGQVQLPGNQPGGTYSDVLQVQLSW, encoded by the coding sequence ATGACCCGTCACGCGTGCGCAGCGCTGGTACTGCTCGGTGCCAGCAGCCTGCCGCTGCCCCTGGTGGCGGTGACCAGCCAGAGCTTCCAGGTCAGCGCCACGGTGGTCGCCGGGTGCCTGGTGGTGGGTGGCGTGAGCAATTACGGCAACCTGAACTTCGGCAGCCAGTCGGCGTTGTCCACCAGCACGCTGCAGGTCGCCCTGGCGAACAGCGTGCAATTGCAATGCACGCCGGGGGTGACCCTGAACATGAGCGTCGACGGCGGCCAGTACAACAGCAGCGGACGGCACATGCAGCTCGATGGCGGCAGTGCGCGGGTGGCTTATCAGCTGTTTCGCGACGCGGCATTCAGCCAGAGCCTGGGCATCGGCCAGAGCGTGGCGGTGGCCTATAGCGACGCGAACAACATCAGCCTGCCGATCTACGGCCAGGTGCAATTACCGGGTAATCAGCCTGGGGGGACGTACAGCGATGTGCTGCAGGTGCAGCTGTCGTGGTGA
- the zapE gene encoding cell division protein ZapE, which yields MAALPPNRSLRPSRWPRLRAFFGKAFARPAASTSHGRVIHEYFRHKAHDQGYTLSHSQQRVIDYMAQQANALLQPDAKPNASRSLYLYGAVGRGKSWLLDGFFRAIPLAEKQRLHFHDFFAQLHQGMFRHREQPDALEATLDELLNDCRVLCFDEFHVHDIGDAMLITRLFKALFQRGILLLVTSNYAPQGLLPNPLYHARFKPVIDLIASRMQVMEVGGPHDYRSQPRSHSQQVFTQGRYLWPGSEQQRLSLGLPRRNGPTSALMVGARQLQVRLCEQHSVGFAFSDLCEQPTAVMDYLELSRRFDHWIIDELPELGECPIAVQQRFINLVDVLYDQDKNLTLIGEHSLRESLGGNAIDLARTRSRLGQLQEISADTPPG from the coding sequence TTGGCCGCTTTACCGCCAAACCGCTCGCTACGCCCATCGCGCTGGCCCAGGCTGCGCGCGTTCTTCGGCAAGGCCTTCGCCCGGCCCGCCGCCAGCACCAGCCACGGCCGAGTGATTCACGAGTATTTCCGGCACAAGGCCCACGACCAGGGCTACACCCTGAGCCACAGCCAGCAGCGGGTGATCGACTACATGGCCCAGCAGGCCAACGCCCTGCTCCAGCCAGACGCCAAGCCAAATGCCAGCCGCAGCCTGTACCTTTATGGCGCGGTGGGACGGGGCAAGAGCTGGCTGCTGGACGGTTTCTTCCGCGCCATCCCGCTGGCGGAAAAGCAGCGCCTGCACTTCCACGATTTCTTCGCCCAATTGCATCAGGGCATGTTCCGCCACCGCGAGCAGCCCGACGCCCTTGAGGCCACCCTCGACGAACTGCTCAACGACTGCCGCGTATTGTGCTTCGACGAGTTCCATGTCCACGACATCGGCGATGCGATGCTGATCACGCGGCTGTTCAAGGCCCTGTTCCAGCGCGGCATCCTGCTGCTGGTGACCTCCAACTACGCGCCCCAGGGCTTGCTACCCAACCCGCTCTACCATGCGCGCTTCAAACCGGTGATCGACCTGATCGCCAGCCGCATGCAGGTGATGGAGGTCGGCGGCCCCCACGACTACCGCAGCCAGCCCCGCAGCCATTCGCAGCAGGTGTTCACCCAGGGCCGTTACCTCTGGCCCGGCAGCGAGCAGCAACGCCTGAGCCTGGGCCTGCCGCGGCGCAACGGCCCGACTTCGGCGCTGATGGTCGGCGCGCGTCAGCTCCAGGTACGGTTGTGCGAACAACACAGCGTGGGTTTTGCCTTCAGTGACCTGTGCGAACAGCCGACCGCGGTCATGGACTACCTGGAGCTGAGCCGGCGTTTCGACCACTGGATCATCGACGAGCTGCCCGAGCTGGGCGAATGCCCGATTGCCGTGCAGCAACGCTTTATCAACCTGGTCGACGTGCTGTACGACCAGGACAAGAACCTGACCCTGATCGGCGAACACTCCCTGCGCGAGAGCCTGGGCGGTAACGCCATCGACCTGGCGCGCACCCGCAGCCGCCTGGGCCAGCTGCAGGAAATCAGCGCGGATACGCCGCCGGGCTGA
- a CDS encoding LysR substrate-binding domain-containing protein, producing the protein MNLFQLRAFDAVAREGSFTRAAARLFISQPAVTGHIKALEEHYQITLLRRTARRVELTEEGTKLAAITRAMFGLAEEAQAMLEANRQLLTGRLEVAADGPHLVMPMLASLRERYPGITVNLRLGNARETLAALLSEHADVAVLTEVEPRKGLHLQSLGESRICALVPQGHPWLAEPEGVRLERLDQVIMVLREPSSITRRTFDQACVQAGVNPKVLLELDSREAVTEAVAAQLGLGVVSSLELSPDPRVRAVPIIGEGLLNRHMLGCMERRRDLRLIQAFLQLAPTN; encoded by the coding sequence ATGAACCTGTTCCAACTGCGCGCATTCGATGCCGTGGCCCGTGAAGGCAGCTTCACCCGCGCCGCGGCGCGGCTGTTCATCAGCCAGCCGGCGGTCACCGGGCATATCAAGGCGCTGGAGGAGCACTACCAGATCACCCTGCTGCGCCGCACCGCGCGCCGGGTCGAACTGACGGAAGAGGGCACCAAGCTGGCGGCGATCACCCGCGCCATGTTCGGCCTGGCCGAAGAGGCCCAGGCCATGCTCGAAGCCAACCGGCAACTGCTCACCGGGCGCCTGGAAGTGGCGGCGGACGGCCCGCACCTGGTGATGCCGATGCTCGCCAGCCTGCGCGAGCGCTATCCGGGGATTACCGTCAACCTGCGCCTGGGTAATGCCCGGGAAACCCTCGCGGCGCTGCTTTCGGAGCACGCCGATGTGGCGGTGCTGACCGAGGTCGAACCGCGCAAGGGCCTGCATCTGCAGAGCCTTGGCGAGTCGCGGATCTGCGCGCTGGTGCCGCAGGGCCATCCATGGCTGGCCGAGCCCGAGGGCGTGCGGCTGGAGCGACTGGACCAGGTGATCATGGTCCTGCGCGAACCCAGCTCGATCACCCGCCGCACCTTCGACCAGGCCTGCGTCCAGGCCGGGGTCAACCCCAAGGTGCTGCTGGAGCTGGACAGCCGCGAGGCGGTGACCGAGGCGGTGGCGGCGCAACTGGGGTTGGGCGTGGTGTCGTCGCTGGAACTCAGCCCCGACCCGCGGGTGCGGGCGGTGCCGATCATCGGCGAAGGGCTGCTGAACCGGCACATGCTCGGCTGCATGGAGCGGCGCCGGGACTTGCGCTTGATCCAGGCGTTTCTGCAGCTGGCGCCGACGAACTGA
- a CDS encoding Csu type fimbrial protein codes for MDRLRRYWGQGLLLMALLSPGATQALCSVVSTSPASFGTLSSILVRTTSQSASSTNAGLACTGSLATLMASNDHFYATITSSQSGLLGPTGDVIGYTIYGDNSTNYPINRGVQFDFARNSIVDALGLLGSPTVAKAIPVYLGSITGSNVAAGIYTETLSIAWSWNYCAGIGALGACLGRDIGSGVASLTVNLTVANDCVITAPNISFGSAPVISAFATVSGQTINLACTKGSAYTVGLDDGQHAVSVGGRRRMISGSNYLAYDIFKSAGTTRWGSVGAARRASSDAEVNPGNGLGTGSQVFNYNARIYTDQATPPAGTYIDNVVLDVGF; via the coding sequence ATGGACAGGTTGCGTCGCTATTGGGGCCAGGGGCTGTTGCTGATGGCGCTGCTGTCGCCGGGGGCGACCCAGGCCCTGTGTTCGGTGGTCAGTACCTCGCCGGCGAGTTTCGGCACCCTCAGCTCGATCCTGGTGCGCACCACCTCGCAGTCCGCTTCCAGCACCAACGCCGGCCTGGCCTGTACCGGCTCGTTGGCGACCCTGATGGCCAGCAACGACCATTTCTACGCCACCATCACCTCCTCGCAGAGCGGGCTGTTGGGCCCCACCGGCGATGTCATCGGCTATACCATCTACGGCGACAACAGCACCAACTACCCCATCAACCGCGGCGTGCAGTTCGACTTCGCGCGCAACTCCATCGTCGATGCCCTGGGGTTGCTGGGCAGCCCGACCGTGGCCAAGGCCATTCCGGTCTACCTGGGCAGCATCACCGGCAGCAACGTCGCCGCCGGCATCTACACCGAGACCCTGAGCATCGCCTGGAGCTGGAACTACTGCGCGGGGATCGGTGCGCTGGGCGCATGCCTGGGGCGCGATATCGGCAGCGGCGTCGCCAGCCTGACGGTCAACCTGACGGTGGCCAACGATTGCGTGATCACCGCGCCCAATATCAGTTTCGGCAGTGCGCCGGTGATCAGCGCCTTCGCCACCGTCAGCGGACAGACCATCAACCTTGCCTGTACCAAGGGCAGTGCCTACACCGTGGGCCTGGACGATGGCCAGCATGCCGTCAGCGTCGGCGGGCGGCGGCGGATGATCTCGGGGAGCAATTACCTGGCCTACGACATCTTCAAGAGTGCCGGCACCACCCGCTGGGGCAGCGTGGGCGCGGCGCGGCGGGCCAGTTCCGATGCCGAGGTGAACCCGGGCAACGGCCTGGGCACCGGCAGCCAGGTGTTCAACTACAACGCCCGGATCTACACCGACCAGGCCACGCCGCCGGCGGGGACCTATATCGACAATGTGGTGCTGGATGTGGGGTTTTAG
- a CDS encoding Csu type fimbrial protein, producing the protein MMIRSWALAALGSLLLPAGDAQAAISGQIHARLTIIAGCEVTNGATRTPENPVDDFGLLDFGQHGPTWSAPLRANVSGSGSGRLEVACNPSVTGFTVTIDGGRNGDGNTRRLSNGRQTIAYRLFLDASGSDSYSIGQQRNFAVTSGAQVPIPVFGSVVANSHALPAGVYTDTLTVTLDW; encoded by the coding sequence ATGATGATCAGAAGCTGGGCGCTGGCTGCCCTGGGTTCGTTGCTCCTGCCGGCTGGCGACGCGCAAGCGGCGATCAGCGGGCAGATACACGCGCGGCTGACCATCATCGCCGGCTGTGAAGTGACCAATGGTGCGACCCGCACGCCCGAGAATCCGGTCGACGACTTCGGCCTGCTGGATTTCGGCCAGCATGGCCCGACCTGGAGTGCGCCCCTGAGAGCCAATGTCAGCGGTAGCGGCAGCGGGCGCCTGGAGGTGGCCTGCAACCCGTCGGTGACCGGTTTCACCGTGACGATTGACGGCGGCCGCAATGGCGACGGCAACACCCGGCGCCTGAGCAATGGTCGCCAGACCATTGCCTATCGGCTGTTCCTCGATGCCTCCGGCAGCGACAGCTACAGCATCGGTCAGCAACGCAATTTCGCCGTTACCAGTGGGGCCCAGGTACCGATCCCGGTGTTTGGCTCGGTGGTTGCGAATAGCCATGCGCTGCCGGCGGGGGTCTACACCGACACCTTGACGGTGACGCTGGATTGGTAA
- a CDS encoding YebC/PmpR family DNA-binding transcriptional regulator, giving the protein MGAQWKVKHKEAAANAKGKIFGKLVKEITIAARNGADVATNAHLRLVVEQAKKASMPRETLERAIKKGSGQLGETVQYHRVTYEGFAPHQVPLIVECVTDNINRTVAEIRVAFRKGQLGASGSVSWDFNHVGMIEAAPDSPDADPELAAIEAGAQDFEPGDEGATLFLTEPADLDAVQKALPEQGFTVLSAKLGYQPKNPVSGLSDEQMAEVEAFLEGLDNHDDVQDMFVGLAG; this is encoded by the coding sequence ATGGGCGCACAGTGGAAGGTTAAACACAAAGAAGCAGCAGCCAACGCCAAGGGCAAGATCTTCGGCAAGCTGGTCAAAGAGATCACCATTGCTGCCCGCAACGGCGCTGACGTCGCCACCAACGCACACCTGCGTCTGGTGGTGGAGCAGGCGAAAAAGGCCTCGATGCCCCGCGAGACCCTGGAGCGTGCGATCAAGAAAGGTTCGGGCCAGCTCGGCGAGACCGTGCAGTACCACCGCGTGACCTACGAAGGTTTCGCGCCGCACCAGGTGCCGCTGATCGTCGAATGCGTGACGGACAACATCAACCGCACCGTGGCGGAAATCCGCGTGGCCTTCCGCAAGGGCCAGCTGGGCGCTTCGGGTTCGGTGTCCTGGGACTTCAACCATGTCGGCATGATCGAAGCCGCGCCGGACAGCCCGGACGCCGATCCGGAACTGGCGGCCATCGAAGCCGGGGCCCAGGATTTCGAGCCTGGGGACGAGGGCGCGACCCTGTTCCTGACCGAGCCTGCCGACCTCGACGCGGTGCAGAAAGCCCTGCCCGAGCAAGGCTTCACCGTGCTCTCGGCCAAGCTCGGCTACCAGCCGAAGAACCCGGTCAGCGGCCTGTCCGACGAGCAGATGGCAGAAGTCGAAGCCTTCCTCGAAGGCCTGGACAACCATGACGACGTGCAGGACATGTTCGTCGGCCTGGCGGGTTGA
- a CDS encoding Csu type fimbrial protein, with protein MASRFFAVMSMLLAATASAVELQVEVRVDVQRGCQLVGQQRDAGVEQLGVLDFGSSPRLDNPAGPLSAALLDTRLPRLECNPDTPYQVRVDGGQHGGVGEVRYLAGSAAHSKPIPYRLYQDAARRIPLPVNVPVSGRVPDSGSVDLPLYGRIEPLAEIPRVSRYSDLLKVTVTW; from the coding sequence ATGGCAAGCCGGTTTTTTGCAGTCATGAGCATGCTGCTCGCCGCAACAGCATCGGCCGTGGAACTCCAGGTGGAGGTCCGGGTCGACGTGCAGCGTGGCTGCCAGCTGGTGGGACAGCAGCGCGACGCCGGCGTCGAGCAACTGGGCGTGCTGGATTTCGGCAGCAGCCCGCGTCTCGACAACCCCGCCGGCCCCCTCAGCGCGGCGTTGCTCGACACTCGCCTGCCCAGGCTCGAGTGCAACCCGGACACCCCTTATCAAGTGCGCGTCGATGGCGGGCAGCACGGGGGCGTCGGCGAAGTGCGCTACCTGGCCGGCAGTGCCGCACACAGCAAACCCATTCCCTATCGCCTGTACCAGGACGCGGCCCGGCGCATTCCGCTGCCGGTGAATGTGCCGGTGAGCGGCCGGGTTCCGGACTCGGGTTCGGTGGACCTGCCGTTGTACGGGCGGATCGAGCCGCTGGCCGAGATCCCGCGGGTCAGCCGTTATTCCGATCTGCTGAAAGTGACGGTCACCTGGTAG
- a CDS encoding leucine-rich repeat-containing protein kinase family protein, translating into MDTLAQLRAGQLTGLKRLDLSCGLSEFPREIFDLADSLEVLNLSGNALSSLPDDLHRLTRLRVLFCSDNLFTEMPACVGQCTQLSMVGFKANRIERVPATALPPLLRWLILTDNRIEELPDELGQRPHLQKLMLSGNRLTRLPQSLGQCQQLELIRIAANRLSALPAFLLGLPRLTWLAYAGNPLESEADAAALESVARIPWAELEVQQRLGEGASGVIHQARWQPPGQAPSEVAVKLYKGSMTSDGSPLHEMNACISAGRHPNLIRVEGRISDHPEGQNGLVMQLIEPSYRNLAALPSLASCTRDIYDECTRFSVDAALRMARGIASVGAHLHHQGITHGDLYGHNILWNPQGECLLGDFGAASFHALADTEETRALQRIEVRAFGILLEELLARIESGLSPRQHERLAALVNDCCQPQVLARPGFAEVGDVLRGI; encoded by the coding sequence ATGGATACCCTTGCCCAACTGCGAGCCGGCCAATTGACCGGACTCAAGCGTCTGGACCTGTCTTGCGGGCTGAGCGAATTCCCCCGGGAAATCTTCGACCTGGCGGACTCGCTGGAAGTCCTCAACCTCAGCGGCAATGCCCTGAGCAGCCTGCCGGACGACTTGCACCGCCTGACCCGCCTGCGGGTGCTGTTCTGCTCCGATAACCTCTTCACCGAGATGCCGGCCTGTGTCGGCCAGTGCACGCAACTGAGCATGGTCGGCTTCAAGGCCAACCGCATCGAGCGGGTGCCCGCCACCGCCCTGCCGCCGCTGTTGCGCTGGCTGATCCTCACTGACAACCGCATCGAGGAACTGCCGGACGAGCTGGGCCAGCGCCCGCACCTGCAAAAGTTGATGCTCTCCGGCAACCGCCTGACCCGGTTGCCCCAGAGCCTCGGCCAATGCCAGCAGTTGGAGCTGATCCGCATCGCCGCCAACCGGCTCAGCGCACTGCCGGCCTTCCTGCTTGGCCTGCCGCGCCTGACCTGGCTGGCCTATGCCGGCAACCCGCTGGAATCCGAGGCCGACGCCGCGGCGCTGGAATCGGTGGCACGCATTCCCTGGGCCGAGCTGGAAGTGCAGCAGCGCCTGGGCGAAGGCGCGTCCGGAGTGATTCACCAGGCCCGCTGGCAGCCCCCCGGGCAAGCGCCAAGCGAGGTGGCGGTCAAGCTGTACAAGGGCAGCATGACCAGCGACGGCTCGCCGCTGCATGAAATGAACGCCTGCATCAGCGCCGGCCGGCACCCGAACCTGATCCGGGTCGAAGGCCGGATCAGCGATCATCCCGAAGGGCAGAACGGCCTGGTGATGCAGTTGATCGAGCCGAGCTACCGCAACCTGGCGGCCTTGCCGAGCCTGGCCTCCTGCACCCGGGACATCTACGACGAGTGCACCCGTTTCAGCGTCGACGCGGCCTTGCGCATGGCCCGCGGCATCGCTTCGGTCGGCGCGCACCTGCACCACCAGGGCATCACCCACGGCGACCTGTACGGCCATAACATTCTGTGGAACCCACAGGGCGAGTGCCTGCTGGGGGATTTTGGCGCGGCGTCCTTCCATGCGCTGGCCGACACCGAGGAAACCCGGGCCCTGCAACGCATCGAAGTACGTGCCTTCGGCATTCTGCTGGAAGAGTTGCTGGCAAGGATCGAGTCGGGCCTGAGCCCGCGGCAGCATGAACGCCTGGCGGCGCTGGTCAACGACTGCTGTCAGCCGCAGGTGCTGGCGCGACCGGGATTTGCCGAAGTCGGGGACGTGTTGCGGGGGATTTGA
- a CDS encoding fimbrial biogenesis chaperone, translating into MCSTSRRLQVVGCAVLAMALLGAVQARAASSVLIWPIDPVLEADQQASALWLENRGTETANLQIRVFAWSQSGFEDQYHNQREVIGSPPVAKIAPGQRQLVRLTRTREVPPGQELAYRIIIDEIPLAQPPIPEGEGKTAAAIRFQMRYSVPLFAYGAGLWSKEDSTRQRDPKSAGVPELSWRKVAVDGRNYVEVRNQGAVHARLTDVALKQAGQTWPLVEGLLGYVLPGAIMRWPVPAAPTADSALQVRVNGAPQVQNVAPAR; encoded by the coding sequence ATGTGTTCGACTTCCCGGCGGTTGCAGGTCGTTGGTTGTGCCGTGCTGGCCATGGCGTTGCTGGGGGCGGTTCAGGCAAGGGCCGCCAGTTCGGTGCTGATCTGGCCGATCGACCCGGTGCTGGAGGCCGACCAGCAGGCCAGCGCGCTGTGGCTGGAAAACCGCGGCACGGAAACCGCGAACCTGCAGATCCGGGTCTTTGCCTGGAGCCAGAGCGGCTTCGAGGACCAGTACCATAACCAGCGGGAGGTGATCGGCAGCCCGCCGGTGGCGAAGATCGCGCCCGGGCAGAGGCAACTGGTCCGCCTGACCCGGACCCGCGAAGTCCCGCCCGGCCAGGAGCTGGCCTACCGGATCATCATCGATGAAATCCCCTTGGCGCAGCCGCCGATCCCCGAAGGCGAGGGCAAGACGGCGGCGGCCATCCGTTTCCAGATGCGTTATTCGGTGCCGCTGTTCGCCTACGGTGCCGGGCTCTGGAGCAAGGAAGACAGCACTCGCCAGCGTGATCCGAAAAGCGCCGGCGTGCCCGAGCTGAGCTGGCGCAAGGTGGCGGTGGATGGCCGCAATTACGTCGAGGTACGCAACCAGGGCGCGGTGCATGCGCGCCTGACCGACGTGGCGCTCAAGCAGGCGGGGCAGACCTGGCCGCTGGTGGAAGGGCTGCTGGGCTACGTGCTGCCGGGGGCGATCATGCGTTGGCCGGTGCCCGCCGCGCCAACCGCGGACTCGGCGTTGCAGGTGCGGGTCAATGGCGCGCCGCAGGTGCAGAACGTTGCGCCGGCCCGCTGA
- a CDS encoding fimbria/pilus outer membrane usher protein, translated as MNLGAARRFWRPGWAVSGLCCWVFASGSLGGELPPPPSGMEAISDAQLFLELVVNQMNTGRVIAVEQRAGRLFVPAQALRESRMKLPEGLDAQVALDSLQGLHSDYDSQGQRLLLEVPPDWLPEQLIGSRQVYPRTPALSSFGALLNYDLYLNDTDDAGTYLAAWNEVRLFDGWGTLSNTGQYRRTFSGLGEGALNNGYRRYDTTWRYSDDERLLTYEAGDLVSGALPWSNSVRLGGVQLSRDFAVRPDLVTYPLPQFAGEAAVPSSVDLFINGYKSSSADLQPGPYTLTNIPFINGAGEAVVVTTDALGRQVSTTVPFYVTSSLLQKGLSDFSVAAGTLRRDYTLRDFSYGPGVTSGSLRYGLSDNLTLEGHAEAAQSLTLGGFGGNLRLGNFGVLNSAISQSRFDGQGGQQVSLGYQYSSQRYSLSYQRMQRRDGYADLTVVDSPYASLSQRSEQLTLSLNLERYGSLGAGYFDVRAADDSRTRLLNLTWSKPLWRSSSFYLSANREIGDSNWAVQAQLVIPFDVHGSLSLSSERSKDGQDRQRVNYSRAVPSEGGVGFNLGYAQGDAPAYRQADLTWRLQSVQLQAGVYGSSEAETRWADASGSLVWMDHQVFAANRIDDAFVVVSTDGYRDIPVRYENQLVGRTDKNGHLLVPWSSAYYRGKYEIDPLNLPANVQSPLVEQRVAVRRGSGYLVAFPLTRIVAASVVLVDARHQELPLGSLVTHEQSGAQAVVGWDGLVYLENLAPNNSLRVSLADGSSCQVSFTLEPEQEQVPLIGPLVCQ; from the coding sequence ATGAACCTCGGCGCGGCTCGTCGTTTCTGGCGCCCGGGGTGGGCGGTGAGCGGGCTGTGTTGCTGGGTGTTCGCCTCCGGCAGCCTGGGTGGCGAACTGCCGCCGCCGCCCAGCGGCATGGAAGCGATCAGCGATGCCCAACTGTTTCTGGAACTGGTGGTCAATCAGATGAATACCGGGCGAGTGATCGCCGTCGAGCAACGTGCCGGACGCCTGTTCGTACCGGCCCAGGCCCTGCGGGAAAGCAGGATGAAATTGCCCGAAGGGCTCGACGCCCAGGTCGCCCTCGACAGCCTGCAAGGGCTGCACAGCGACTACGACAGCCAGGGCCAGCGGCTGTTGCTGGAGGTGCCGCCGGACTGGCTGCCGGAGCAATTGATCGGCAGCCGCCAGGTCTATCCACGAACCCCGGCGCTGAGCAGTTTCGGCGCCTTGCTCAATTACGATCTGTACCTCAACGACACCGACGATGCCGGCACTTACCTGGCGGCCTGGAACGAGGTGCGGCTGTTCGACGGCTGGGGCACCCTGTCCAATACCGGCCAGTACCGGCGGACCTTTTCCGGCCTGGGCGAGGGCGCGCTGAACAACGGCTACCGGCGCTATGACACCACCTGGCGTTACTCCGACGACGAGCGTTTGCTGACCTACGAGGCCGGCGACCTGGTCAGTGGCGCCTTGCCCTGGAGCAACTCGGTGCGCCTGGGCGGTGTGCAACTGTCGCGCGATTTTGCCGTGCGCCCGGACCTGGTGACCTACCCCTTGCCGCAGTTCGCCGGGGAGGCGGCGGTGCCGTCCTCGGTGGACCTGTTTATCAACGGCTACAAGTCCAGCAGCGCCGACCTGCAGCCGGGGCCCTACACCCTGACCAATATCCCGTTCATCAACGGTGCCGGCGAAGCGGTGGTGGTGACCACCGATGCCCTGGGGCGACAGGTGTCCACCACCGTGCCGTTCTATGTCACCAGCAGCCTGCTGCAAAAAGGCCTGAGCGATTTCTCGGTGGCCGCCGGGACCCTGCGCCGCGACTATACGCTGCGGGATTTCAGCTACGGCCCCGGCGTCACTTCCGGCAGCCTGCGCTACGGCCTGAGCGACAACCTGACCCTGGAAGGCCACGCCGAGGCGGCGCAGTCCCTGACCCTCGGCGGTTTCGGCGGCAACCTGCGCCTGGGCAACTTCGGCGTGCTCAACAGCGCCATCAGCCAGAGCCGCTTCGACGGCCAGGGTGGGCAGCAGGTCAGCCTCGGTTACCAGTACAGCAGCCAGCGCTACAGCCTGTCCTACCAGCGGATGCAGCGCCGCGACGGCTACGCCGACCTGACGGTGGTGGACAGCCCCTACGCCAGCCTCAGCCAGCGCAGCGAACAGCTGACCCTGAGCCTCAACCTCGAGCGCTACGGCAGCCTCGGCGCCGGCTATTTCGATGTGCGCGCCGCGGACGACTCGCGCACCCGCCTGCTCAACCTGACCTGGAGCAAGCCGCTGTGGCGCAGCAGCAGTTTCTACCTGTCGGCCAACCGCGAGATCGGCGACAGCAACTGGGCGGTCCAGGCCCAACTGGTGATTCCGTTCGACGTTCACGGCAGCCTGAGCCTGAGCAGCGAGCGCAGCAAGGACGGGCAGGACCGGCAGCGGGTCAACTACAGCCGGGCGGTGCCCAGCGAAGGGGGCGTCGGCTTCAATCTCGGTTATGCCCAGGGCGATGCGCCGGCCTACCGCCAGGCCGACCTGACCTGGCGTTTGCAGTCGGTGCAATTGCAGGCCGGGGTCTATGGTTCCAGCGAGGCCGAAACCCGCTGGGCCGACGCCAGTGGTTCGCTGGTGTGGATGGACCATCAGGTGTTTGCCGCCAACCGCATCGACGACGCTTTCGTGGTGGTCAGCACCGACGGCTACCGGGATATTCCGGTGCGCTATGAAAACCAGCTGGTGGGACGCACCGATAAGAACGGCCATCTGTTGGTGCCCTGGAGCAGCGCCTATTACCGCGGCAAATACGAGATCGACCCGCTGAACCTGCCGGCCAACGTGCAGAGCCCGCTGGTCGAACAGCGGGTCGCGGTGCGTCGCGGCAGTGGCTACCTGGTGGCGTTCCCCTTGACCCGCATCGTCGCCGCCAGCGTGGTCCTGGTGGACGCCCGGCACCAGGAGCTGCCCCTGGGCAGCCTGGTGACCCACGAGCAGAGCGGCGCCCAGGCAGTGGTGGGTTGGGATGGCCTGGTGTACCTGGAAAACCTGGCGCCGAACAACAGCCTGCGGGTCAGCCTGGCCGACGGCAGCAGTTGCCAGGTGAGCTTTACCCTGGAGCCGGAGCAGGAACAGGTGCCGTTGATCGGGCCTTTGGTGTGTCAGTGA
- a CDS encoding Csu type fimbrial protein, which translates to MHMLVSRIVLSLFGTAMFSVAQAATVTGQITSSLILTSSCQVNGAGGSSGLNFGALNFGTTDSLFTQATAQVLGGGGGALSILCSSGTSPVVTVRAGAHDGQSAGGTRALADGSGNFVPYDLYTDSGHTQLLAIDDAINLATSTGVAQTVNIYGKALGKAGLPAGTYTDTVAVELTF; encoded by the coding sequence ATGCACATGCTTGTATCCCGGATTGTCCTGTCGCTGTTTGGAACGGCCATGTTTTCCGTGGCCCAGGCCGCGACGGTCACCGGCCAGATCACGTCCAGCCTGATTCTCACCAGCAGTTGCCAGGTCAATGGCGCGGGCGGCAGCAGCGGCCTGAACTTCGGCGCCCTGAACTTCGGCACCACCGACAGCCTGTTCACCCAGGCCACGGCCCAGGTGCTCGGTGGCGGCGGCGGGGCCTTGTCGATCCTCTGCTCCAGTGGCACCAGCCCGGTGGTGACGGTCCGCGCGGGCGCCCATGACGGCCAGTCCGCCGGCGGCACCCGGGCCCTGGCCGATGGCAGCGGCAACTTCGTGCCTTACGACTTGTACACCGACTCCGGGCACACGCAGCTCCTGGCCATCGACGATGCCATCAACCTGGCCACCAGCACCGGCGTGGCGCAGACCGTCAATATCTACGGCAAGGCGCTCGGCAAGGCTGGCCTGCCGGCGGGCACCTACACCGATACCGTCGCTGTCGAACTGACTTTCTGA